TCGAGGACGCCTGTCAGGCCCACGGCGCGCGGATCGACGGCGAGCGCGTCGGCTCGATTGGCGATGCCGCGTGCTTCTCGTTCTACCCGACGAAGAACATGACGACTGGTGAGGGCGGCATCATCACGACCGATAGCAAGGACGTCGCCCAGCGCGCCCAGCAGTTCGTCAATCATGGGCGCGGCCAGAGCGGGACTGGCGGCTACGAGCATCTCGACCTCGGGCATAACTTCCGGATGACGAGCATCGCGGGCGCAATTGGATCCGGCCAACTCGAGCGCCTCCCAGATTTCAACGAGGCTCGTCGTGAGACCGCCGCCTACTATAACGAGCACCTCGCAGAGTTGCCACTCGAGACGCCGACGGAGCCTCGTGGCTACCGGCACGTCTACCATCAGTACACGGTCCAAACCGACAGTCCGGCCGAGCGAGATGCGCTCGCGGAGACGCTCGAGGCGTACGATGTCGATTCGGCGATCTACTACGATACACCCATTCACCAGCAACCGGCCTACGAGTCGCTGAGTACGGCTGCCGCGTCGTTCCCGAAAGCCGAGCGAGCAGCTGAGACCGTCCTGTCCCTGCCAGTCCACCCCGGACTATCCGACGTCGAGCGACGAACCGTTGTCAAAGCAGTTACCGATCACTACACCTCCCAATGAGCACGGAACACACACTTTCTCGAACACGAACGCCCGCAGGCGTCATCGGCGTTGGCGCGATGGGCGCAAACCACGCACGCGTATACAGTGAATTACCGAACGTCGAATTAGCCGGAGTCACCGACCACGACACTGCCGTCGCCAAAGAGGTCGCTGAGAAGTACGGCACCGACGCGCTCACGCTCGAGGAGTTGCTCGAGCGCTGTGAGGTCGTCACAGTTGCCGTCCCGACGCACGTCCACTACGATCTGGTGACGACCTGTCTCGAGGCGGGTGTCAACGTCCTTGTCGAGAAACCAATCGCGAAGACGGTCGAGGAAGGCCGGCGAATGGCCGCACTGGCCGAGGACCGTGGACTCGTCCTTCAGGTTGGCCACATCGAACGATTCAATCCAGCCGTCCAGACGGTTGGCGAACTGATCGACGAACTCGATGTCATCAGTCTCGAGGCCGAGCGACTCGGCCCGCCAATCGACCGGACCGCACCCGGCAACGTCGTCTTCGATCTGATGGTCCACGACGTGGATATCGTCGGCTCGATCCTCGAGTCGACGCCGAACTCGATTACGGCGATGGGGACCGAAGACGGCCGCTATGCGACCGCGACGATGGAGTACGACGACATCGTCGCCTCGCTGACCGCCAGTCGCGTCACCCAGAAGAAGGTCCGAAAACTGAACGTGACTGCCCGCGAGTGCTTCGTCGAAGTCGACTACCTCGAGCAGTCGGTGCTGATCCATCGGGACTCCTATCCGGAGTATGTCAATGACGAAGGCCAGAAACGGTATCGCCACGAGAGCGTCGTCGAACGCCCTCGCATCGACAACGGAGAACCGCTGCGTCACGAGTTAGCGTCGTTCGTCGAGAGCGTTCGACGGAACGACAAACCGGAGGTCACCCCACAGGACGGCATCGAGGCGCTCGAGGCGGTCCAGACCATCGACCAACTGGTCGACAACCGACAGGGCAAGACGCCCGGTGCGGTGGTATCCGACCGTGAACACGAGACCGACGAACGGGAGGTGGAAGCGCCTTGACAGCGAGCGAGGACGACACCGTGGACGCACCCGCACTCTACGACTCGAGCGTCGATGAACCGCGCCAACACGACCTGCTCACCAGCGGCGAAATTCCTGTCGCCGTCTACGGTCTGGGAAAAATGGGCCTGCCGCTTGCGAGCATCTACGCCGAAACGACCGGCAACGTCACCGGCGTCGACGTCGATCCGTCCGTCGTCAAGACGATCAACGGCGGCGAGAGTCACGTTATCGGCGAACCCGGACTCGACGACCTCGTCGCCGAACACGTCGGTGCCGGCCGACTCGAGGCGACGACCGATGGTGCGAAAGCGGCCGCCGAGGCGCGCATCCACGTCATCATCGTGCCGACGCTGATCGACGAGGACAACCAGCCGAACCTCGCAACCGTCGAATCCGTCGCCGACGATATCGCGGCGGGTCTGTCGCCGGGCGATCTCGTCATCGCCGAGTCGACGCTGCCGCCAACGTCCTGTCGCGACGTGATCAAGCCCCACCTCGAGCAAGAAAGCGAGCTCTCGGGCGACGAATTTGGGCTTGCCTTCTGTCCGGAGCGCACCTCGAGCGGCCGTGCGTTAGCAGACATCCGCGGTGCGTACCCGAAGGTCGTCGGCGGCGTCGACGACGAGAGCACCCGCGCGGCGAGTATTATTTACGACGAAATTTCGGACAACGAGGTCCATCCGGTTTCGGACGCGACGACCGCAGAGTCGGTCAAGGTCTTTGAAGGCGTCTACCGCGACGTAAATATCGGCCTGGCGAACGAACTCGGCCGACTCGCGGATGAACTCGGCATTTCGGTCCGCGAGGCAATCGAGACCGCAAACGACCTTCCGATGTGCCAGCTACACGAGCCTGGTCCGGGCGTTGGCGGCCACTGCATTCCGTACTATCCGCACTTCTTGCTCTCACAGAACGAGGAGCCACTCGAGGTGACCCAAACTGCACGAGCGGTCAACGACGGCATGCCAGCGGTCGTCGTCGACCGCCTCGAGCAGGAACTCGCCGCCACGGGTACCGATCTCGCGGACGCCTCGGTTGCCGTCCTCGGGATCACCTACCGAGCGGGCGTCGAGGAAACCCGCGCGTCGCCGGCGCTTGGCGTCATCGAGAATCTACAGGACCGCGGTGCGGACGTTTTCGGCGTCGATCCGCTCGTCGATCCCGCAGAGTACGGCACACGCCCGCTCGAGGTCGACGACCTTGCAACTGAAGCCGACACGCTCGATGCGGTCGTTCTCGTTACACCACAGGCGGAGTTCGAGCAGATCGAGTGGGACGCCCTCGAGCCGATGGTCGTCGTGGACAGCCGGGATGCACTCGACCTCGCTGCGACCCACCACCGCGTCTACACCCTGGCTGGCGGCAGTGACGGACGGCCGCCACGTCCGGCAGTCGACAGCGAGACGACTGGACTCGAGGCGGGAGCAAGTACCGAGCCCGAGACCGAGGCGGAACCCGGTGCAACCCGAACAGACGGAGGCTCCGATGTATAAGGACACCACAATTGGCGTCGTCGTGACGGCGTACAACGAAGAGGCGTTCGTCGGGAACGTCATCGAGACTGTGCCGGCGTACGTCGACCGAATTTATGCCGTCGACGACGCCTCGCCAGACGAAAGCTGGAGCGTTATTCAGCGCGTGGCAGCCCAGCTCAACGAGGAGAAGACACCCGAATCGGAGGTGGCCCTCGCCGACGGCGGCGACGACCGACGTGTCGTCCCGATCCAGCACGACGAAAATCGTGGCTACGGCGCAGCGGTCAAAACCGGCTACAAGCGCGCCGCCGAGGACGGGATCGACGTCGTCGCCGTCCTAAACGGCGACGGTCAGATGGACCCCGAGATCATGGATCAAATCATCGACCCCGTCGTCACCGGCGAGGCCGATTACGCGAAGGGGAACCGACTCCTCACGGCCGAGGATCGAGACGGCATGTCCTCGTTTCGCCTCTTCGGAAACGCCATGCTGACTGGCCTTTCGAAGTTCGCCTCGGGCTACTGGACCGTTGGCGACCCACAGAACGGCTACACCGCCATTTCGAGAGAGACCATCGAGGAACTCGACCTCGAGTCGATCACCGATCAGTACGGCTTCCTCAATCACATCCTG
The Natronolimnobius baerhuensis DNA segment above includes these coding regions:
- a CDS encoding DegT/DnrJ/EryC1/StrS family aminotransferase — its product is MSETNVDTESESDHARRIDTEPTEPPTSETAATEELEGSVSIAEPDVSDAVVERVQSVIDGGGLADGPEVRAFEDEFATYCTADHAVATSNGTTALHAALEAFGVGEGDAVITSPFSFVASANAIRLAGATPVFADIDPETYTLDPDAVEAVLKRRSDIVGLLPVHLYGLAADMPALNALADDDDLFVLEDACQAHGARIDGERVGSIGDAACFSFYPTKNMTTGEGGIITTDSKDVAQRAQQFVNHGRGQSGTGGYEHLDLGHNFRMTSIAGAIGSGQLERLPDFNEARRETAAYYNEHLAELPLETPTEPRGYRHVYHQYTVQTDSPAERDALAETLEAYDVDSAIYYDTPIHQQPAYESLSTAAASFPKAERAAETVLSLPVHPGLSDVERRTVVKAVTDHYTSQ
- a CDS encoding Gfo/Idh/MocA family protein, whose amino-acid sequence is MSTEHTLSRTRTPAGVIGVGAMGANHARVYSELPNVELAGVTDHDTAVAKEVAEKYGTDALTLEELLERCEVVTVAVPTHVHYDLVTTCLEAGVNVLVEKPIAKTVEEGRRMAALAEDRGLVLQVGHIERFNPAVQTVGELIDELDVISLEAERLGPPIDRTAPGNVVFDLMVHDVDIVGSILESTPNSITAMGTEDGRYATATMEYDDIVASLTASRVTQKKVRKLNVTARECFVEVDYLEQSVLIHRDSYPEYVNDEGQKRYRHESVVERPRIDNGEPLRHELASFVESVRRNDKPEVTPQDGIEALEAVQTIDQLVDNRQGKTPGAVVSDREHETDEREVEAP
- a CDS encoding nucleotide sugar dehydrogenase produces the protein MTASEDDTVDAPALYDSSVDEPRQHDLLTSGEIPVAVYGLGKMGLPLASIYAETTGNVTGVDVDPSVVKTINGGESHVIGEPGLDDLVAEHVGAGRLEATTDGAKAAAEARIHVIIVPTLIDEDNQPNLATVESVADDIAAGLSPGDLVIAESTLPPTSCRDVIKPHLEQESELSGDEFGLAFCPERTSSGRALADIRGAYPKVVGGVDDESTRAASIIYDEISDNEVHPVSDATTAESVKVFEGVYRDVNIGLANELGRLADELGISVREAIETANDLPMCQLHEPGPGVGGHCIPYYPHFLLSQNEEPLEVTQTARAVNDGMPAVVVDRLEQELAATGTDLADASVAVLGITYRAGVEETRASPALGVIENLQDRGADVFGVDPLVDPAEYGTRPLEVDDLATEADTLDAVVLVTPQAEFEQIEWDALEPMVVVDSRDALDLAATHHRVYTLAGGSDGRPPRPAVDSETTGLEAGASTEPETEAEPGATRTDGGSDV
- a CDS encoding glycosyltransferase family 2 protein, whose product is MYKDTTIGVVVTAYNEEAFVGNVIETVPAYVDRIYAVDDASPDESWSVIQRVAAQLNEEKTPESEVALADGGDDRRVVPIQHDENRGYGAAVKTGYKRAAEDGIDVVAVLNGDGQMDPEIMDQIIDPVVTGEADYAKGNRLLTAEDRDGMSSFRLFGNAMLTGLSKFASGYWTVGDPQNGYTAISRETIEELDLESITDQYGFLNHILAHLNVNERRVADVSMSAVYGDEESSITYTSFIRYVSMLLLRSFCWRLNRRYVVEGFNPAVVFYAAGSAGLAGGVAGTITSLAREFRGKEGFTGVLASFVALLLGVVSLGVAIAMDAAENEALERTSYETTAAEHAAESADSSAPAGSNGAASADQDSSREPSHVVSHPETGTGTSTNTDPDAGTNPSAT